The Acropora muricata isolate sample 2 chromosome 5, ASM3666990v1, whole genome shotgun sequence genome includes a window with the following:
- the LOC136917475 gene encoding uncharacterized protein, translating into MTKDSLKINDKTEVILIGTKAQLKKVKIDNLAVGDSKIVPSTEAIRNLGCWFDNTFTMNAQVTKTCKAGFFYLHNICRIRKFLTQEITEKLIHAFVTSPLDYCNSLLYGLPSNLLAKLQRVQNAAARLIHRGPPDSATLPLY; encoded by the coding sequence ATGACTAAGGATAGCCTTAAAATCAATGACAAGACTGAGGTGATCCTCATTGGCACAAAAGCACAGTTGAAGAAGGTGAAAATCGACAACCTGGCAGTGGGAGATTCTAAAATTGTACCAAGCACTGAAGCCATAAGGAACTTAGGCTGTTGGTTTGATAACACTTTCACAATGAATGCACAAGTTACTAAGACTTGTAAAGCTGGCTTCTTTTATCTTCATAATATCTGTAGGATTAGAAAGTTCTTAACACAAGAAATTACAGAAAAACTGATTCATGCATTTGTCACTAGTCCCCTGGACTACTGTAATTCTCTTCTGTACGGCCTACCAAGCAATCTCCTCGCCAAGCTTCAGCGAGTGCAGAACGCCGCAGCCAGACTCATTCATCGCGGGCCCCCAGATTCTGCCACATTACCCCTCTATTAG